Proteins encoded in a region of the Photobacterium angustum genome:
- the fadJ gene encoding fatty acid oxidation complex subunit alpha FadJ produces the protein MTQSAFSLSYKDNGVAWLKIDVPNEKMNTLQAEFSEQITSVLAELKARSDIKGLVVYSGKPDNFVAGADIRMLSACETAQEAQALAKKGQVLFSQLEQLPFHVVAAIHGPCLGGGLELALACHSRVCSDGDKTRLGLPEVQLGLLPGSGGTQRLPRLIGVANALDMILSGKQLRAKKAMKLGVIDQVVPESILLNVAEQVALSPKPSRKSSMQNWALGGNPLGRSVVFDQAAKKAHEKTRGNYPAVDAILAVVKYGLQHGMEKGLEQEAKVFGELVMSPESAALRSIFFATTAMKKETGSEAEPLTVERVAVLGGGLMGGGISHVTATKAGYPVRIKDISNDGIQNALAYNFKLLDKKRKRKIISKATLQKQMLTITGGTDFTGFNQADVVIEAVFEDLALKHQMVKDVEEHAKFNTIFATNTSSLPINQIAQAAERPENVVGLHYFSPVEKMPLVEVIPHQGTETGSGTSEETIATVVALAKKQGKTPIVVGDKAGFYVNRILAPYMNEAARVLLSGEPIEHIDTALLNFGFPVGPITLLDEVGVDVGAKISPILLAELGDRFEAPDVFDLLLKDDRKGRKSGKGFYRYNTKKKEVDKSVYKLLELEPKIKESETEIAVRCSLMMLNEAARCLDEGVIRSARDGDIGAIFGIGFPPFLGGPFRYMDHIGITRVVDMLNEYTDKYGDRFKPCERLLDMAKEEKTFY, from the coding sequence ATGACGCAATCTGCATTTAGTTTATCGTACAAAGATAATGGTGTTGCTTGGCTAAAAATAGATGTGCCAAACGAGAAAATGAACACCTTACAAGCTGAATTTTCAGAGCAAATAACGTCAGTGCTCGCAGAGCTTAAAGCACGTTCTGATATTAAAGGGCTTGTTGTCTATTCAGGTAAGCCTGATAACTTTGTCGCTGGCGCTGATATTCGTATGTTGTCAGCCTGTGAAACAGCACAAGAGGCACAAGCCTTAGCTAAAAAAGGGCAGGTTTTATTTTCACAGTTAGAGCAACTGCCTTTTCATGTGGTTGCAGCGATTCACGGCCCATGTTTAGGGGGCGGTTTAGAGCTTGCTCTTGCTTGTCATAGCCGAGTTTGTAGTGATGGTGATAAAACCCGATTAGGTTTACCTGAAGTACAATTGGGGCTACTCCCAGGCTCTGGCGGAACTCAGCGTTTACCTCGTTTGATTGGCGTAGCTAATGCGCTTGATATGATTTTATCGGGTAAACAATTACGCGCGAAAAAAGCGATGAAGTTAGGGGTGATCGATCAAGTTGTCCCTGAAAGTATTTTATTAAATGTCGCCGAGCAAGTAGCTTTATCGCCAAAACCTAGCCGCAAATCATCCATGCAAAATTGGGCATTGGGTGGAAATCCATTAGGTCGCTCAGTGGTGTTTGATCAAGCGGCGAAAAAAGCACATGAGAAAACGCGTGGTAATTATCCTGCCGTTGATGCCATTTTAGCTGTTGTGAAATATGGCTTACAGCATGGGATGGAAAAAGGATTAGAGCAAGAGGCTAAAGTATTTGGTGAATTAGTGATGTCACCTGAATCCGCCGCGCTTCGTAGTATCTTTTTTGCCACAACAGCAATGAAAAAAGAAACGGGTTCAGAGGCTGAACCATTAACTGTTGAACGAGTCGCTGTATTGGGTGGCGGTTTAATGGGCGGTGGTATTAGCCATGTTACAGCAACGAAAGCGGGTTATCCGGTACGGATCAAAGATATCAGTAATGATGGTATCCAAAATGCGCTGGCGTACAATTTCAAGCTACTTGATAAAAAGCGTAAGCGTAAAATTATCTCGAAAGCCACATTACAAAAACAAATGTTAACCATAACTGGCGGGACTGATTTTACTGGTTTTAATCAGGCCGATGTAGTGATTGAAGCGGTATTTGAAGATTTAGCACTCAAACATCAAATGGTAAAAGATGTTGAAGAGCATGCTAAGTTCAATACAATATTTGCCACTAATACTTCCTCACTGCCGATCAATCAAATAGCACAAGCGGCAGAGCGACCAGAAAATGTTGTCGGCCTTCACTATTTTAGCCCAGTAGAAAAAATGCCATTGGTTGAGGTGATTCCACATCAAGGCACGGAAACGGGAAGCGGAACATCAGAAGAAACGATTGCAACAGTTGTAGCCTTGGCCAAAAAACAAGGTAAAACCCCGATAGTAGTCGGCGATAAAGCAGGCTTTTACGTTAATCGTATATTAGCGCCTTACATGAATGAAGCGGCACGCGTACTTCTCAGTGGTGAGCCGATTGAACACATAGATACAGCTTTGCTTAATTTTGGTTTCCCTGTTGGGCCTATCACATTATTGGACGAAGTTGGTGTTGATGTTGGCGCGAAGATAAGCCCTATTCTGTTAGCTGAACTAGGTGATCGATTTGAAGCGCCAGATGTGTTTGATTTATTGCTGAAGGATGATCGCAAGGGACGTAAAAGCGGTAAAGGTTTTTATCGTTATAATACCAAGAAAAAAGAAGTCGATAAGTCGGTTTATAAGCTGCTTGAGCTGGAACCAAAGATTAAGGAATCTGAAACTGAAATCGCGGTTCGTTGTAGTTTAATGATGTTGAATGAAGCGGCGAGATGTTTAGATGAAGGCGTGATCCGTTCGGCAAGAGATGGTGATATTGGTGCTATTTTCGGTATTGGTTTCCCACCGTTCTTAGGCGGGCCATTCCGTTATATGGATCATATTGGGATAACGCGTGTTGTTGATATGCTAAACGAGTACACAGATAAGTATGGCGATCGTTTTAAACCGTGCGAGCGACTACTTGATATGGCTAAAGAAGAGAAAACTTTTTATTAG
- the fadI gene encoding acetyl-CoA C-acyltransferase FadI has translation MTRLQNLTTRQGERIAVVSGLRTPFARQATAFDGVPALDLGKLVVNDMLQTLDFDPMLIEQVVFGQVVQMPEAPNIAREIVLGTGMNIHTDAYSVTRACATSFQAAANVAESIISGTIDIGIAGGADSSSVLPIGVSKKMAATLLALSKAKTMSKRLKLLSSLSMKDLMPVPPAVAEYSTGLSMGQTAEQMAKTHGISREDQDALAHRSHTLAAQAWRDGLIRDEVMTAFPQPYRQWIDKDNNIREESTLESYAKLRPAFDRKYGSVTAANATPLTDGAAAILMMREGRAKELGLTPLGYIRSYAFSAIGVESDMLMGPSYATPVALERAGLNLSDLTLIDMHEAFAAQTLANLKMFASTKFAREKLGRIDAIGEVDMDKFNVLGGSLAYGHPFAATGARMITQTLRELKRRGGGFALNTACAAGGLGAAMILEAE, from the coding sequence ATGACACGTCTCCAAAATCTTACTACTCGTCAAGGGGAACGTATTGCCGTTGTTAGCGGTTTACGTACTCCATTTGCTCGTCAAGCTACCGCTTTCGATGGTGTTCCTGCTTTGGATCTCGGAAAGCTGGTTGTCAATGATATGCTACAAACGCTTGATTTTGATCCGATGCTCATTGAGCAAGTGGTGTTTGGGCAAGTGGTACAAATGCCAGAAGCGCCAAATATCGCGCGTGAAATCGTCCTCGGTACTGGTATGAACATTCATACAGATGCTTACAGTGTTACCCGTGCCTGTGCCACTAGTTTTCAAGCTGCTGCTAACGTTGCTGAGAGTATTATCTCAGGCACTATCGATATTGGTATTGCAGGTGGTGCTGATTCATCATCGGTATTACCTATTGGTGTGAGTAAAAAAATGGCTGCGACTTTGCTTGCACTCAGTAAAGCGAAAACCATGTCAAAACGGCTTAAGTTATTAAGTTCGCTTAGCATGAAAGATTTAATGCCTGTGCCGCCTGCCGTTGCTGAATATTCAACAGGATTAAGCATGGGACAAACCGCAGAGCAGATGGCAAAAACACATGGCATTAGTCGTGAAGATCAAGATGCACTGGCTCACCGTTCACATACATTAGCGGCACAAGCATGGCGAGATGGTTTGATCCGTGATGAAGTGATGACGGCATTCCCACAACCTTATCGCCAGTGGATAGATAAAGATAACAACATTCGTGAAGAATCGACTCTTGAATCTTATGCCAAATTACGACCAGCCTTTGATCGTAAATATGGCTCAGTCACAGCAGCAAATGCGACGCCATTAACGGATGGCGCAGCCGCAATACTGATGATGCGAGAAGGGCGAGCTAAGGAATTAGGGTTAACACCATTAGGGTATATTCGTTCCTACGCGTTTTCCGCAATAGGGGTTGAAAGCGATATGCTGATGGGACCTTCTTACGCGACACCTGTTGCACTGGAACGTGCAGGTTTAAACTTATCCGATCTTACCTTGATTGACATGCATGAGGCTTTTGCTGCCCAAACATTAGCAAATTTAAAAATGTTTGCTTCTACTAAGTTTGCGCGTGAAAAGTTAGGCCGTATTGATGCGATTGGTGAAGTTGATATGGATAAATTCAATGTGTTAGGTGGCTCATTGGCTTACGGGCATCCATTTGCAGCAACAGGCGCACGTATGATCACCCAAACTTTGCGTGAGTTAAAACGTCGTGGTGGTGGCTTTGCATTGAATACGGCATGTGCAGCTGGTGGTTTAGGTGCGGCAATGATTTTGGAGGCTGAATAA
- a CDS encoding sigma-70 family RNA polymerase sigma factor → MLKKFFGKKKHDPSVSLNMDKQRRYEALVRAWHRDLYRYAYWLCHDQHIAEDLVQETCLRAWRSLDSLQDDKAAKAWLITILRRENARRFERKQFDLVDIDDHAIADSTPSVEMNTEQHMLQRLIMNLAPEYREPLILQVMAGFNGDEIAEILELNRNTVMTRLFRARNQLKEQLENKESKRGNQNG, encoded by the coding sequence ATGCTCAAAAAATTTTTTGGTAAGAAAAAACATGATCCCTCGGTCTCTTTAAATATGGACAAACAAAGAAGATATGAGGCCCTTGTTAGGGCTTGGCATCGGGATCTCTACCGTTACGCATATTGGTTGTGCCACGACCAGCATATTGCTGAAGACTTGGTACAAGAAACATGCTTACGCGCATGGCGCTCCCTTGATAGCCTACAGGATGATAAAGCTGCTAAGGCATGGTTAATTACCATACTTAGGCGTGAAAACGCACGTCGGTTTGAAAGAAAACAATTTGATTTGGTTGATATTGATGACCATGCAATTGCAGATTCCACACCCAGTGTTGAAATGAATACAGAGCAACATATGCTCCAACGTTTAATCATGAATTTAGCACCGGAGTATAGAGAACCACTGATTTTACAGGTCATGGCTGGCTTTAATGGTGATGAGATTGCTGAGATCCTTGAACTTAACCGAAATACTGTGATGACTCGCTTATTTCGTGCCCGTAATCAATTAAAAGAGCAACTTGAAAACAAAGAGTCAAAAAGGGGGAATCAGAATGGATGA